One Methylocystis iwaonis genomic window, ACGATATTGAGCGCCACCGGCGCGCGCATCACGAAACTCTCGGACGTCTCGATCCAGGCTTCGAGCCGCTTGGCCATGCGGCAGCATTGCTCGATGCATTGGGCGAGCTTGTCGGCGCCAAAGGTCTCGATGGTGATCCAGGTTTTCAGCGCGCGAAAACCGCGCGAGAGATCGGGGCCGAGATCGCAGGGCCAGGTGTCCCCAGCCGCGAGCCCGCGCGGCGCCCGCGAGAGATAGGCGGCGTTGGCGGCGAAGGCGCGCTTATGGGCCTTGGGATCGCGCACCAGGAAGAAGCCGGCGTCGTAAGGCACATGCAGCCATTTGTGGAAGTCGAAGGCGATGCTGTCGGCGCGTTCCAGCCCCTTCACCAGCGGCTTCAAGCGCGGCGAGAGCGCCGCCAGCGCCCCGAAGGCGCCGTCGACATGGAACCACAAATCTTCCGAATGGGCGACATCGGCCAAGCGGTCGAGCGGGTCGATCGCGCCGGTATCCACAGTCCCCGCCGTGCCCACGATGAGGAAGGGCCGGAAGCCCGCAGCGCGATCGGCCGAGATGGCGTGGCGCAGCGCGCTGATCTTCAGGCGGCGGTTGTCGTCCGAAGGAATGAGCCGCAGATGCCGCGCGCCGAGGCCGGCAAGCTCCATCGCCTGCCGCACGCAGTTGTGCGCCTCGCGCGAGGCATAGGCGATGAGCTGGCCGCGCTGCGCGCAGAGCCCGTTGAGGCGAACGTCCTTGTCGCCATAGGCCTGGTCGCGCGCGACGAGCAGCGACAGGAAATTCGCCATTGACGTGCCGGTGACGAAAATTCCCGAGGCGTCTTCCGGCAGGCCGAAAGCCTGCGCCATCCATTTGGCGATCTGCCGCTCGACGTCGATGGCGATGTGATTGCGTCCGCCGCAATTGGAATTCATGCCGGCGGCCAGCATTTCGGCGATCATGCCGACCGGCGTGCCCGCGCCCTGCACCCAGCCCATGAACATCGGATGGATATTGCCGGTGGCGAAAGGCTTGATGTAGCGCTCGAAATCCTCGAGCACGGCGGAAAGCTCGCGGCCCTGCGCCGGCAGGTCGCGGTCAAAACGCGCCTTGGCCTCGTCGCTCGGCGGCGTCCAAACCGGCCGCGTGCGCAGGTCGCGCAGATAGTCGATCATGGAATCGAGCGCGCGATGGCTCTCGGCGCGGAACGCGTCCCAGTCTTCGGGGTCGAGATCGACCGGCTTGGTCATGTCGCGGCGCTCCCGCGCCAGGGCGGCGCAAAGGCGGTCATATGGGGCATGCGCCGCGCGTCTCCCGGCGTTTCAACGGCAAAGCCAAATAGCCGCCTTTGCCCGCCTTGCGCAACCCGGCCTTGTGCGCTGCGTCCTTCGGCCGTCATTCCCGACGCTCGCAAAGCGAGCGATCGGGAATCCATAGCAAAATCAGCGTACTTTGGGCTCTGGATCCCCGGTCGGGCCTGCGGCCCGCCGGGGATGACGACCCACGCGCGCTGTTCAAGCGAAAACAGAGTCACTTGGCGAAAGTGACGCGGACGGTGCCCACGCCCGCGATCTCGCCCTCGGCCGTGTCGCCCGGCTGCAGCGCGCCGACGCCCGAGGGCGTGCCGGTGAAGATGAGGTCGCCCGGCGCGAGCGCGACATAGGTCGAGATCGCCGCAATGATCTGCGGCAGGCTCCAAATCATGTCGCAGAGGTCGCCCTGCTGGCGCAGGGCGCCATTCACCGAGAGCGCAATGCGGCCTTGCGCCGGATGGCCGATGTCGGACGCCTTGCGGATCGCCCCGATCGGCGCGGAATTGTCGAAGCCCTTCGACATATCCCAGGGCCGCCCAGCGTTGCGCGCGGCCGTCTGCAGGTCGCGGCGGGTGAGGTCGATCCCGGCGGCGTAGCCATAGACGCAATCGAGCGCGCGTTCGGGCGCAATGTCGGCCCCGCCGGACTGCAGTGCGGCGACAAGCTCGATCTCGTGGTGCAGATTCTGCGTCAGCCCCGGAAAGGGAATGGTCTCGCCGTCGGCGACCACGGCGTCGGCGGGCTTGGTGAAGAAGAAGGGCGGCTCGGCGCCGGGGTCTTTCCCCATCTCGCGGGCATGGTCGGCGTAATTCAGGGCCACGCAGAAAATGCGCCGCACCGGAAAGCGCCGCGTATCGCCGGCGACCGCGACGGAAGGGGTGGGCGGCGGAGGAAAGACGTGGGACATAGCGATTCCTCTACGTTGCGTCGTCCGCTTATAGAGTGACTTCGCCTGACGCGGCTATTGTTTTGGACATGAGCTTGACTGGGAGCATAATCGCCGACGAGGCGCTGGCGCGCGGGCAGATCGGGCTCGCCGTGGCGGACGAGCGTCTCTTTGTTCGCCAGCGCTTCGGGCCGCTCAGCGCCTGGCTGCCCCGCGTGGGGACGCCCGTCTGCGACTCGCCGCTTCTCGTCCATATGGAGGCGGCTCTCGCGCGACTGCGCGAGAAGGGAGGCGAGATTGTTCTGCCCTCGATGCGCGCCGCCTTGGAGGGCCGGCGCGTGACGATCTCGATCGGCTGGAGCGCGCGCGCCCAAAGCTACCTCATCGTCACGACGCCGGATCATGGGTCGGAGCAAATCGACCGCCTCCTCGCCTCGGACCGGCGTGAAAAGCAGCTTTTACAGCAGCAGGCCGACGCCGCCGCCGCGCGCCTCAAGGTCGCCGACGCGCTCTATCGCGACATTGTCGAGTCCTCCGGCAATCTGGTTTTGCGTTTCACGCCCGATTTCCGGCTCGTCTTCGCCAATCGGGCGGCGGCGGCCTTCCTCGGCAAGCCGCAGGACGCGCTGATCGGCGAAGCCCTCGACGGTTTGTTTCCCGCTCAGGGCGCGCCCTGGCGGCTCGGACGCGGCGCCGAGGGGCGGTCCTTCGAGATGTCCGCCCGCGACGCCAAGGGCCGCGCCTTCTGGCTTTCCTGGGACATTCGCTTTCTCGGGCCCGAGGCCGGCGGCGAGTTTCAGGCCGTGGCGCGCGACGTCACCGCCGAGCGGCGTCTGCGCGTCGAGCGGGAGAAGGCGCAGGAGGAGGCGCGCGCCGCGGCGGTCGCCCATGAGCGTTTGCGGATCGCCCATGATCTTCACGACACGCTGGTGCGCTCCATCGTCACCATGATCGCCGAGGCGCGGCTGATCGCGAAAAAGACCTCCGACCCCGAGGCGAAGAAAGCCCTGGCCGAGGTCGACGCGCATGCGCGTCAAGGCTTATGGGAGGCGCGCGAGGCCATCGCCCAGATGCGCGAGACGCGGCGCGAGGACGCCGATCTGCGCGCCATCGCTTTGGCGTTCCAGGCGCGCTGGCCGGACGTCGCCGTTACGCTGGATTTTGCCGCCGAGCGGCCGCTCGCGGCGCAGACCGAGTCGCTTTTCGCGGCAATCCTTCGCGAAGCGCTGCGGAATGTCGAGCTGCATTCCGGCGCGAAAAACGTGCGCGTCGCCCTGCAGGTGAACGACGCGGGCGCGGAGCTAATTGTCGAGGACGATGGCGCCGGTTTCGACCCCGCGGCGCCGGCGCTCGGCCATTTCGGTGTGCTGGGCATGCGCGAGCGCGCGAGCCTCGCGGGCGCGACGCTGGAGGTCGAGAGCGCGCCGGGCGAGGGGGCGCGGCTGACGCTCCAAATTTTCGGGGTGTAACCCACTTCTGCCGACATCAAACCGCACAAGCTCGCGTGGCCACAGCTCCTAACATCTCTTCCGGCCTCACTGCGTTGAGCTGACTGCGCCCTCAGAACTCCTCCCAGCCGCTCTCCTTCGCGTCGGCGGCGAGCTTTCGAACCGCGGCGCCGCCAGCCGATGCAACGTGCTTCAACGCGACGGTGGCTGATTTCCGCGCAGCGGAAGGGATCGACGCCCGCGCAGCGAGATTTTGCGTAACCTTGAAGTCTTGCACGGAACGAACAAGACCTTCGGTCTCCTGCAGAAGATTGTGGGTCGCCGCAGTGGTTTCCTCGACCATCGCGGCGTTCTTCTGAGTATCCTGATCCATCTGTCCGATTGCGATGTTGATCTGCTGGATCGCTGCGGACTGCTCGGAGGCGCCTGACGCCATTTCGGCGATGATCTGATTGACTCGCACCACTTCGGCGACAATGCGCTCGAGCGCCTTCCCGGTTTGCGTCACCCTTTCGACGCCCACGCGGACGTCGTCCGACGAGACCGAAATAAGTCCCCTTATCTCCTTCGCCGCTTCCGCCGATCTCTGCGCAAGCGCGCGAACCTCGGCGGCGACGACGGCGAACCCTCTGCCGGCGTCGCCCGCGCGCGCCGCTTCCACTCCCGCATTGAGCGCCAGAAGATTGGTCTGGAAGGCGATCTCGTCGATCACCCCGATGATTTGGGCGATGTCTTGTGACGACTTCTCGATGCGGCTCATCGTATCGATCGCGCCGCGGACAATCTCGTTGCTCTTTTCGGCCTCGGATTTGGCGTGCGACACGGTCTCCCGGGCCTGGCGTGCGCCCTCTGTGGTTTTGACGACGGTGTTCGATATCTCGTGGATCGCCGCGGCGGTTTCTTCAAGGCCAGCGGCGGCCTGCTCGGTGCGGCGCGCCAGATCATTCGCCGCGCTCGTGATTTCGCGCGTTGTCGAGCAGAGCATATCGGCGCCGCCGATGATACCCGTCAAAGCGCCTTCGAGCTGGCCAGCCGCTGCGTTGAAATCCTGCTCGAGACTGCGATATGTTCCGGGGAAATTTTGGAGCCGGGCCGTGAGATCCCCTTCGGCCAAGCTCTTCAATCCCTGTCCCAGCTCATCGACGATTTGCGTCTGCTCCGCCGCGGCCTTGGCCCGCGCCGCCTCGACGGCCGATTGCGCTTTCACTGAATCGTTGATGACCTCGGCGGCGTTGCGGAACGCGCCGTCCAGACCCTCCAGAAAGATGCGCCGGTAATAGACATTGCGACATACGGCTGCGAGACTTGCCGTCGCCTCGCGCACGAAAGCGTCGGAGCGGTCGATCATGTCGTTCACTTTGTGCTGCGCATCCGCTTCGCCGCCGATCTCTTGAATGTCAGTAATCCGCGCCTCGAAGTTCCCTTTGGCGGCCTCCCCGCAGACTGTCGCAATCTTGTTTATCACGCGCGCGTGCGCCCTGTCGTTCTTCACAAGCGCGATGAGCGAGAGGACGCCAAACGCCGCCGATGCGACGGCCCCGACATGTTCAAGCGTATATGCGCCGAAAAAACCGGCCAGCGCCGCGGACGCCGATGCGCTCGCCGCAGCGATAATGGCGGTCTTTCCTAGGGCGGAAGATTCAAAGCGAGAAAATAAGCGCGTCATAGGTCGTGTTCTTCGATTGGAGGAAGTTGACGACGAAGTCGAAGCCGGCGGCGAGCTGTTTCTGCCCGTTTTGGTGCTGCTGCTCTTCGCTCAGGATCGCGGCGTAGAGCGGGGTTATGACGTTCTCGACGACGTTGCGGTTGGGAACCCGACGGGTCGAGTGGAATCCGACAAGGTTTCGATTTTTGTCATAGGAAGGGGTGGCGTGCGCGAATACCCAATAGTAATCGCCGTCCTTGGTCATGTTCTTGACGTAGGCGAATATCTCGCGACCGTCGAAAAGCGTGTCCCACAAGAGCTTGAAGACCGCGCGTGGCATCTCGGGGTGGCGGACGATGCTGTGGGGCTGCCCCATGAGCTCGGCTTCGCTATAGCCCGCGATCTTGCAAAATGTTTCATTGGCGTAGGTGATACGCCCCTTGGTGTCGGTTTTGGAGACGATAATCTCGTCCGCCGGAAAGAAGACTTCCCTGTTAGTCGGCGTAATTCTCTTCATGGTTTTGCACGCTCGAGCACTACGAAAAACGCGGGGCCAGCCGGAGCCCTCATGCTGGCGTGCACGGCGGCCTCAAGGCTGCGACGAGAGGGGTAATGCCGGAGTGGAACCGGCCGGGGTCGTCGGCGTCATGCCTCAAATCTCGAAAGCGAACGAGAAAAGCGAACCGCCCGAAGAACATGCGTTGTTATTGGTTAAAGTCTGGTCATTGCGCAGAGTGTGCGGATAAGAGGCGCCCTGCGTCAAATTGACGTAGTCACTGGCTACGTCGAGTTCGAGGCTTCAGGCGAGGACGCAGCGGCGCCTCGCCCGGCGGCTGGTTTCCGGTTGAATAGCTCACATGGGGACTTGTCGTTCCCGGCAGGCTGAAAGCCCGACCGGGAATCCAGAGCCACAAAAGCGCTGGTTTGGCTCTGGATTCCCGATCGCTCGCTCAAGCGAGCGTCGGGAATGACACCGGCCCAATCAAGCGGACCTCGTAGGAGACGTCTGGGTCTAACCGATTTATTCTACCCATAATCGCTGATTGGTCAGGCGCGTTGAGGCTGCATGAGCAGCCTCAACGAAGCCACGCTGATCATATAGAGTGTGGCCTCAGCCGCCCGTCATCCGCTCCAGATGCTCCGGATAACGGTCTCCCTGCACGGGAATCTGCGCCGCCGCCGCGTCGATTTCTGCGAGATCGTCGGCCGTCAGCTCCAGTTCCGCCGCCGCGAGATTCTCCTCCAGGCGCGCGCGTTTCGTCGTGCCGGGGATCGGGACGATCCACGGCCTTTGCGCGAGGAGCCAGGCGAGGGCGATCTGCGCCGGCGTCGCATTTTTACGCGCCGCGACCGCGCGGATCAGCGCGATGAGGGCCTGGTTCGCCTGCAGCGCCCCGGCCTCGAAACGCGGCAGTCCGCTGCGCATATCCTTGGCGTCGAAGGTCGTGCTTGCGTCCATCTGCCCCGTGAGGAAGCCGCGCCCGAGCGGGCTGTAGGCGACGAGGCTGATGTCCAGCTCCTCTAGGATCGGGAGGATCTCCGCCTCCGGTTGTCGCCACCACAGCGAATATTCGTTCTGCAACGCCGTCACCGGCTGCACGGCATGCGCGCGGCGGATCGTCTGGACGCTCGCTTCCGACATACCGAAATGCCGGACCTTGCCCTGTGCGATGAGGTCCTTCACCGCGCCCGCCACATCCTCGATCGGCACATTGGGGTCGACGCGATGCTGGTAGAGAAGATCGATCGCCTCGATCCTGAGCCTTTTGAGCGACGCCTCGACGACGTCCCTAATATGCTCGGGGCGGCTGTCGAGACCGGTCCAGGGCCATTTGCCGTTGGGGTCGACGGCGAAGCCGAATTTCGTCGCGATTACTAAATCCGCGCGCAGCTCCGACAACGCCTCCCCGACAAGCTCCTCATTTGCAAAAGGGCCATAGATCTCGGCGGTGTCGAAGAAAGTCACGCCGCGCTCGACCGCCGTGCGGAGCAGCGCGATCATCTCGCGCTTATCTTTGGGCGCGCCATAGGCGCCGGTCATCCCCATGCAGCCGAGACCGATGGCCGAGACCTCCAGGCCGCTCGCGCCTAATTTGCGCTTTTGCATGTCTGCACTCCTCGAATTCGCGCCTTACGCCTTCAACGACGCCATGTCGATGACGAAGCGATATTTCACGTCGCTCTTCAGCATGCGCTCATACGCTTCGTTGATGTCCTGCATCTTGATCACTTCGACATCCGACACGACGCCGTGCTTTGCGCAGAAGTCGAAAAGCTCCTGCGTCTCCGCCATGCCGCCGATGAGCGAGCCTGCGACGGATCTGCGGCCCATGATCAAGGGAACCGTGCCGAGCGCGGGTTCGAGCCCGCCGAGATAGCCGACGAGCACCAGCGTCCCGTCGATGGCGAGCGTCGGCAGATAGGGATTGAGATCGTGAATGGAGGGCACGGTGTCGATGATGAGATCGAACTTGCCCGCGGCGCCCCCCATTTGCGCTTCATCTGTCGAGAGAATGATCTCGTCGGCGCCGAGCCGCTTGGCGTCCTCGCTCTTGCCGGGCGAACGGGTGAACAAAGCGACCCGCGCGCCGAGCGCCTTGGCGAGCTTGATCGCCATATGCCCGAGCCCGCCCAGGCCAATGACTGCGACCTTGCTCCCCGGGCCGACCTTCCAGTGGCGCAGCGGCGAATAGGTCGTGATCCCCGCGCAGAGCAGCGGCGCAGCGCCCGCGAGGTCGATTCCATCGGGGATCTTCACCACGAAGCGCTCTTTGACGACGATGCGGTCGGAGTAGCCCCCTTGCGTCGGCTGTCCGTTCTTGTCGAGCGCGTTGTAGGTGAAGGTCGGGACGCAGTTGCAAAATTGCTCCTGTCCCTGCTCGCAAGGCTCGCAAGTGAGGCATGAATCCACCATGCAGCCGACGCCCGCATGGTCGCCGACCTTGAAACGCGTGACCTGCGGCCCGACCGCCACGACCCGCCCGATGATCTCGTGGCCCGGCACCATTGGGTAGATCGAGTTGTTCCAGTCGTTGCGCGCCTGATGCAGGTCGGAGTGGCAGACGCCGCAGTAAAGGATCTCGATCGTCACATCGTCGGCGAGCGGGTCGCGCCGCTCGAAGTGGAACGGAACGAGCGGCGTGGTCGCCGAATGCGCGGCATAGCCGAAAGCTTTGATCGTCATCTGCGGGTCTTCTCCAACGGCGCGGGCGGGGACGCCTCTGCGCCGGAGATAACACCTGGACCGTCGCCTCATTAGGGAGCTATATCCGCATGCGCTTATGAATGAGGTTCATGAATGTTCCGGCAGAACGCCCATGATCTTTTCGGCTTCGTCGCCGTCGCCTCGGAGCGCAGCTTCACGAAAGCGGCGGCGAAGCTCGGCGTCTCGCAATCGGCGCTGAGCCATGGGGTGCGCGGGCTCGAGGAGCGCCTGGGCGTGCGTCTACTCGCGCGCACGACGCGCAGCGTGGCGCTGACGGCGGCCGGCGAGCGCCTGCTCGACGCCCTGGGGCCGCGTTTCGACGAGATCAATCTGGAACTCGCGGGCTTGAGCGACTTGCGCGACAAGCCCGCGGGCGCGATCCGCATCACGGCCAGCGAGCACGCCGCCGAAACCATCCTGTGGCCGGCGCTCGCCAAGCTCGTGGCCGGCTATCCCGACATCAAGATCGAGATCGCCGTCGAGCAGGCGCTGACCGATATTGTCGCGGAGCGTTTCGACGCGGGCGTGCGCTTCGGCGAGCAGGTGGCCAAGGACATGATCGCGGTGCGCATCGGGCCGGACGCGCGCATGGCGGTCGTCGGCGCGCCGTCCTATTTCGCGCGGCGCAAACGGCCGAAAAGCCCGCAGGAGCTGACCGAGCACATCTGCATCAATCTGCGCCTGCCGACCTATGGGGGTTTCTACGCCTGGGAGTTCGAGAAGGGCGGGCGCGAGGTGAAGGCGCGCGTCGACGGTCAGCTCGCCTTCAACAGCCTGCGGCTGATCCTCGACGCGGCGCGTGCGGGCTACGGACTGGGCTATCTCCCAGAAGATATGGTCGAGGCGCCGCTTGCGCGCGGCGAACTGATCCGGGTGCTCGCCGATTGGCTCCCGCCCTTTCCGGGCTATCACCTCTATTACCCGAGCCGGCGCCAGCCTACGCCGGCCTTCGCCTTGGTGGTGGAGGCGTTGCGTTACCATGGCGGTTAGGAAAAATTGGCGTGGTCGCCTTCCGATTTGTCTGAGCGCTTCCACTTGGTCGAATGCCAGCAGCTAAGTTTCTCTCAAAGTCAAAACGCTGGAATGAAATTTTCTTTAGAATTCGCTTTGAAGAGCGATGCTGCGCTGCGCAATTACATTTTTGTCGTTATGTGCTTTTAAGGAGGCGTCACTGCATTTTTTTCATCAGGAGCGCTTTGATGTCCGCATTTACGTTCGAATATTCTCGAGGAGGCGAGACGCCGCTTCTCGCCGAGAAAATCGAGATTTCGGACCGCGCGGCGATCTGGCGCCATGTCGAGACGCTGGCTTTGCGCTTTCCAGAGTGCCCCGGCGCCCTCATCCGGGTGCGCGACGAGTGCGGGCAGGTCGTGGTGCGGGCCGGCGTCGCCACGGCTCTCGCGGCGATCGAGCAATGTCCCTGCGGCTGCTGTGAGCTGAAGGAGACGGCGCGGGGCGAGAGAAAAGTCGATGATCTGAGGCGCTCGTCTTGCACGAACTCCGGCGCCTGCCCTTGCGAGGCGCATTCGGCGCCGAAAAACTAATCGAAATCCGCCGGATCGAAGCTTCTGAAGGTCGCGCAGAATTCGCAGGTGACGCCGATGCGCCCGTCGTCGCCGACCATGTCGGCGCGCTCCTGCGGCGTGAAGCTTTTCAGCAGCCGCTCGATGCGCTCGGTCGAGCAGCGGCAGAATTCTTCGAGCGCGCGCTCGTTGAACACTTTCACGCCACGCTCATGAAACAGCCGATAGAGCAGCCGCTCGCCGGAGAGCGAGGGGTCGACGAGTTCGTGGTCTTCGA contains:
- a CDS encoding pyridoxal phosphate-dependent decarboxylase family protein, encoding MTKPVDLDPEDWDAFRAESHRALDSMIDYLRDLRTRPVWTPPSDEAKARFDRDLPAQGRELSAVLEDFERYIKPFATGNIHPMFMGWVQGAGTPVGMIAEMLAAGMNSNCGGRNHIAIDVERQIAKWMAQAFGLPEDASGIFVTGTSMANFLSLLVARDQAYGDKDVRLNGLCAQRGQLIAYASREAHNCVRQAMELAGLGARHLRLIPSDDNRRLKISALRHAISADRAAGFRPFLIVGTAGTVDTGAIDPLDRLADVAHSEDLWFHVDGAFGALAALSPRLKPLVKGLERADSIAFDFHKWLHVPYDAGFFLVRDPKAHKRAFAANAAYLSRAPRGLAAGDTWPCDLGPDLSRGFRALKTWITIETFGADKLAQCIEQCCRMAKRLEAWIETSESFVMRAPVALNIVCFGVKGDDDGSLAREIVMELHERGEAAPSLTILDGAPAIRAAIINHRTHEEDIDAVTRFLEAALRRARKEPHDFGAVVEPHGPGKTRLSED
- a CDS encoding fumarylacetoacetate hydrolase family protein; amino-acid sequence: MSHVFPPPPTPSVAVAGDTRRFPVRRIFCVALNYADHAREMGKDPGAEPPFFFTKPADAVVADGETIPFPGLTQNLHHEIELVAALQSGGADIAPERALDCVYGYAAGIDLTRRDLQTAARNAGRPWDMSKGFDNSAPIGAIRKASDIGHPAQGRIALSVNGALRQQGDLCDMIWSLPQIIAAISTYVALAPGDLIFTGTPSGVGALQPGDTAEGEIAGVGTVRVTFAK
- a CDS encoding PAS domain-containing sensor histidine kinase, with the protein product MTGSIIADEALARGQIGLAVADERLFVRQRFGPLSAWLPRVGTPVCDSPLLVHMEAALARLREKGGEIVLPSMRAALEGRRVTISIGWSARAQSYLIVTTPDHGSEQIDRLLASDRREKQLLQQQADAAAARLKVADALYRDIVESSGNLVLRFTPDFRLVFANRAAAAFLGKPQDALIGEALDGLFPAQGAPWRLGRGAEGRSFEMSARDAKGRAFWLSWDIRFLGPEAGGEFQAVARDVTAERRLRVEREKAQEEARAAAVAHERLRIAHDLHDTLVRSIVTMIAEARLIAKKTSDPEAKKALAEVDAHARQGLWEAREAIAQMRETRREDADLRAIALAFQARWPDVAVTLDFAAERPLAAQTESLFAAILREALRNVELHSGAKNVRVALQVNDAGAELIVEDDGAGFDPAAPALGHFGVLGMRERASLAGATLEVESAPGEGARLTLQIFGV
- a CDS encoding methyl-accepting chemotaxis protein, with the protein product MTRLFSRFESSALGKTAIIAAASASASAALAGFFGAYTLEHVGAVASAAFGVLSLIALVKNDRAHARVINKIATVCGEAAKGNFEARITDIQEIGGEADAQHKVNDMIDRSDAFVREATASLAAVCRNVYYRRIFLEGLDGAFRNAAEVINDSVKAQSAVEAARAKAAAEQTQIVDELGQGLKSLAEGDLTARLQNFPGTYRSLEQDFNAAAGQLEGALTGIIGGADMLCSTTREITSAANDLARRTEQAAAGLEETAAAIHEISNTVVKTTEGARQARETVSHAKSEAEKSNEIVRGAIDTMSRIEKSSQDIAQIIGVIDEIAFQTNLLALNAGVEAARAGDAGRGFAVVAAEVRALAQRSAEAAKEIRGLISVSSDDVRVGVERVTQTGKALERIVAEVVRVNQIIAEMASGASEQSAAIQQINIAIGQMDQDTQKNAAMVEETTAATHNLLQETEGLVRSVQDFKVTQNLAARASIPSAARKSATVALKHVASAGGAAVRKLAADAKESGWEEF
- a CDS encoding PAS domain-containing protein, producing the protein MKRITPTNREVFFPADEIIVSKTDTKGRITYANETFCKIAGYSEAELMGQPHSIVRHPEMPRAVFKLLWDTLFDGREIFAYVKNMTKDGDYYWVFAHATPSYDKNRNLVGFHSTRRVPNRNVVENVITPLYAAILSEEQQHQNGQKQLAAGFDFVVNFLQSKNTTYDALIFSL
- a CDS encoding aldo/keto reductase — encoded protein: MQKRKLGASGLEVSAIGLGCMGMTGAYGAPKDKREMIALLRTAVERGVTFFDTAEIYGPFANEELVGEALSELRADLVIATKFGFAVDPNGKWPWTGLDSRPEHIRDVVEASLKRLRIEAIDLLYQHRVDPNVPIEDVAGAVKDLIAQGKVRHFGMSEASVQTIRRAHAVQPVTALQNEYSLWWRQPEAEILPILEELDISLVAYSPLGRGFLTGQMDASTTFDAKDMRSGLPRFEAGALQANQALIALIRAVAARKNATPAQIALAWLLAQRPWIVPIPGTTKRARLEENLAAAELELTADDLAEIDAAAAQIPVQGDRYPEHLERMTGG
- a CDS encoding NAD(P)-dependent alcohol dehydrogenase, yielding MTIKAFGYAAHSATTPLVPFHFERRDPLADDVTIEILYCGVCHSDLHQARNDWNNSIYPMVPGHEIIGRVVAVGPQVTRFKVGDHAGVGCMVDSCLTCEPCEQGQEQFCNCVPTFTYNALDKNGQPTQGGYSDRIVVKERFVVKIPDGIDLAGAAPLLCAGITTYSPLRHWKVGPGSKVAVIGLGGLGHMAIKLAKALGARVALFTRSPGKSEDAKRLGADEIILSTDEAQMGGAAGKFDLIIDTVPSIHDLNPYLPTLAIDGTLVLVGYLGGLEPALGTVPLIMGRRSVAGSLIGGMAETQELFDFCAKHGVVSDVEVIKMQDINEAYERMLKSDVKYRFVIDMASLKA
- a CDS encoding LysR family transcriptional regulator gives rise to the protein MFRQNAHDLFGFVAVASERSFTKAAAKLGVSQSALSHGVRGLEERLGVRLLARTTRSVALTAAGERLLDALGPRFDEINLELAGLSDLRDKPAGAIRITASEHAAETILWPALAKLVAGYPDIKIEIAVEQALTDIVAERFDAGVRFGEQVAKDMIAVRIGPDARMAVVGAPSYFARRKRPKSPQELTEHICINLRLPTYGGFYAWEFEKGGREVKARVDGQLAFNSLRLILDAARAGYGLGYLPEDMVEAPLARGELIRVLADWLPPFPGYHLYYPSRRQPTPAFALVVEALRYHGG